One Dehalococcoidia bacterium genomic window carries:
- the cbiB gene encoding adenosylcobinamide-phosphate synthase CbiB: MRRSAVFGLALLLDLALGEPPNPLHPTAWMGRAAALLEPMGRRLGSRGQLAFGATVAALLPTAVALMARSVLSWAARIPWLGLLAEVVLLKSAFSVRALATEGLALRRLLEAGDLQGARRRAQALVSRDTSSLGPAHLVSAGLESLAENTTDAFLAPWLYYALAGTPGALAYRAVNTLDAMWGYHGQYEHLGKAAARLDDLANLAPARLAAVLLALASGRPIAALATAVAQHRRTESPNAGWTMAALAGALDVELEKVGHYRLGRPGRPLTPSRLQEGVSITLRTAALGAILTIGLMLAKGEGRR, from the coding sequence GTGCGTAGGTCGGCCGTATTCGGACTGGCGCTCCTCCTGGACTTGGCCCTGGGAGAACCCCCCAATCCCCTTCACCCCACCGCCTGGATGGGGAGGGCCGCCGCTCTCCTGGAGCCCATGGGCCGAAGGTTAGGGTCACGGGGCCAGTTGGCCTTCGGGGCGACTGTGGCCGCTTTGCTCCCCACCGCTGTCGCGCTCATGGCCAGGTCCGTCCTGAGCTGGGCAGCCCGTATCCCCTGGCTGGGCCTGCTGGCTGAGGTAGTGCTGCTCAAGAGCGCCTTCTCCGTCCGTGCCCTCGCCACGGAGGGGCTAGCGCTGCGACGGCTGCTGGAGGCAGGAGACCTGCAGGGGGCGCGCAGGCGGGCCCAGGCCCTGGTAAGCCGCGACACATCTTCCTTGGGCCCTGCGCACCTAGTCTCCGCCGGGTTGGAGTCGTTGGCCGAGAACACCACCGACGCCTTCCTAGCCCCCTGGCTTTACTATGCGCTGGCAGGGACACCTGGGGCCCTGGCCTACCGCGCCGTAAACACCCTCGATGCCATGTGGGGATACCATGGCCAATACGAACACCTGGGCAAGGCAGCGGCCCGCCTGGACGACCTGGCCAACCTAGCACCGGCCCGTCTGGCGGCCGTGCTATTAGCCCTGGCCTCGGGAAGGCCCATAGCGGCCCTGGCGACGGCCGTGGCCCAGCATCGCCGCACTGAGAGCCCCAATGCCGGCTGGACCATGGCCGCCCTGGCCGGCGCCCTGGACGTAGAATTGGAGAAGGTGGGGCATTACCGGTTGGGCAGGCCAGGGCGGCCCCTGACGCCCTCCCGGCTCCAGGAAGGGGTGTCCATCACCCTACGCACCGCCGCGTTGGGCGCCATCCTAACGATAGGCCTGATGCTGGCCAAGGGAGAGGGGCGCCGTTAA
- a CDS encoding LLM class flavin-dependent oxidoreductase, giving the protein MAKDNSRFWGFVSGNMPGEVLVAQAKAMESLGLGGIWAPQVYGPPWVALGACAAVTQKITLASGIALAFVRSPFETAMAAMDMDRISGGRFVLGLGPSVRSWSEGFFGMPYGRPVEHLREVVQIIRLVVEKSHTGELKSFQGKYHTHDWTEFQPLAQPVRTHIPIWIAAVRQPLIRLAAEVADGVIGHPIWSIQWARNQAMQALEEGLRKSGRQRSDIHFNAWFWVIVNPDRREAVEDAKATVAFYAGIQQYEPYFAAHGFQAEAQRCQQWVKQGNYAAGAREVTDEMAQTFVICGDADEVRRRLAPVLEMVDSVTLVPPIGGLPPEKVAAYGQAIAETFYV; this is encoded by the coding sequence ATGGCCAAGGACAACTCGCGTTTCTGGGGTTTTGTAAGCGGCAACATGCCTGGGGAGGTGCTAGTGGCCCAGGCCAAGGCCATGGAGTCCCTGGGCCTGGGGGGAATATGGGCACCTCAGGTCTACGGCCCGCCATGGGTGGCCTTGGGGGCCTGCGCCGCCGTCACCCAGAAGATCACCCTGGCCAGCGGCATCGCCCTGGCCTTTGTCCGCAGCCCCTTTGAGACGGCCATGGCGGCCATGGACATGGACCGCATCTCCGGCGGTCGCTTCGTGCTGGGCCTGGGGCCCAGCGTGCGCAGCTGGAGCGAGGGCTTCTTCGGCATGCCCTATGGGCGCCCCGTAGAGCATTTGCGGGAGGTCGTCCAGATCATCCGCCTGGTGGTGGAGAAAAGCCATACCGGGGAGCTCAAGTCCTTCCAAGGCAAGTACCACACCCACGACTGGACGGAGTTCCAGCCCCTGGCCCAGCCCGTGCGCACTCATATCCCCATTTGGATCGCTGCCGTGAGGCAGCCCCTAATACGACTAGCAGCAGAGGTGGCCGATGGGGTCATCGGTCACCCCATCTGGTCCATCCAGTGGGCCCGCAACCAAGCTATGCAGGCCCTGGAGGAGGGGCTGCGGAAGTCTGGGCGCCAGCGCTCCGACATCCACTTCAACGCTTGGTTCTGGGTCATCGTCAACCCGGACCGTCGCGAGGCTGTGGAGGACGCAAAGGCCACGGTGGCCTTTTACGCCGGCATCCAGCAATACGAGCCCTACTTCGCTGCCCATGGCTTCCAGGCCGAGGCCCAGCGCTGTCAGCAGTGGGTCAAGCAGGGCAACTACGCAGCGGGCGCCCGAGAGGTGACCGATGAGATGGCCCAGACCTTCGTCATCTGTGGCGATGCCGACGAGGTGCGCCGCCGCCTGGCCCCAGTGCTGGAGATGGTGGACTCAGTGACCCTGGTGCCTCCCATCGGCGGCCTGCCGCCTGAGAAGGTGGCTGCATACGGCCAGGCCATCGCCGAGACTTTCTACGTATAG
- a CDS encoding histidinol-phosphate transaminase produces MNDHGGLRAEEALSLGLDPGAVLDLSQNLAPLPPPPSVRQAIASCDYRQYPDPTYHRLRQALGQRHGPEPEWVLPGNGASELLFLACRALLAPEDRVVVLTPTFSEYERAARASAAQVVHFWARPEDGFRWPLKNVCRELKALRPAMVFLCCPNNPTGLYLAKEEVELIVSAMGEGVLVLDESFVDFVEGAWDSLELAKGAKVLVIRSLTKVFALAGVRLGYALGRPELLQRLRVHQPPWSVNAFAEAAGVACASEEGHVRTVRRLVTEARTAMVAGLRALGLTVIEGAANFLLVEVGDAPTFRRCLLARGVCVRDCTSFALPSYVRVAVPHPQQIPLVIEAFAQAIQEIGRA; encoded by the coding sequence ATGAACGATCATGGCGGGCTACGTGCCGAGGAAGCCTTATCCCTGGGCCTTGACCCCGGGGCCGTCCTCGACCTGAGCCAGAACCTGGCCCCTCTGCCGCCCCCACCATCGGTAAGACAGGCCATAGCCAGCTGCGACTACCGCCAGTACCCCGACCCCACCTACCATCGCCTCCGCCAGGCCCTGGGCCAACGCCATGGCCCGGAACCAGAATGGGTGCTCCCCGGCAATGGTGCCAGCGAGCTCCTCTTTTTGGCCTGTCGCGCCCTCTTAGCTCCGGAGGATAGGGTAGTAGTCCTTACTCCCACCTTCAGCGAGTACGAGCGGGCAGCCCGCGCCAGCGCTGCCCAGGTGGTCCATTTTTGGGCCAGGCCAGAAGATGGCTTCCGCTGGCCGTTAAAAAACGTGTGCAGAGAGCTAAAGGCCCTGCGTCCGGCCATGGTGTTCCTATGCTGTCCTAACAATCCCACTGGCCTCTACCTGGCCAAGGAGGAGGTGGAGCTAATAGTCTCCGCAATGGGCGAAGGGGTGCTGGTCCTGGACGAATCCTTCGTGGACTTTGTGGAGGGGGCCTGGGACTCCCTGGAGCTAGCGAAGGGGGCCAAGGTGCTGGTGATCCGTTCCCTGACCAAGGTCTTCGCTCTTGCTGGGGTCCGCCTAGGCTACGCCTTGGGCCGCCCTGAACTATTGCAGAGGCTACGGGTCCACCAGCCCCCTTGGAGCGTCAACGCCTTCGCCGAGGCGGCGGGGGTGGCCTGTGCAAGCGAGGAGGGACATGTGAGAACCGTACGCCGCCTGGTGACCGAGGCGAGGACCGCCATGGTGGCAGGGCTACGGGCTCTGGGCCTGACGGTTATAGAGGGAGCGGCCAACTTCCTGTTGGTGGAGGTGGGAGATGCACCGACCTTTCGCAGATGTCTGCTAGCTAGAGGGGTGTGCGTGCGCGACTGCACATCTTTTGCGCTGCCGAGCTATGTGCGCGTGGCAGTGCCCCACCCGCAGCAGATACCACTGGTCATAGAGGCCTTCGCCCAAGCCATCCAGGAGATAGGCAGGGCGTGA